GCCAGCGTCGAACCCCAGGAGCCGCCGAAAACAAGCCATTTTTCGAAGCCGCAGAGTTCACGTAGCCTTTCGATATCGGCAACCAGATGCCACGTGGTGTTGGCCTCAAGCGCCGCATGCGGCGTGGAGCGGCCGCAGCCGCGCTGATCGAACAGGATGACATCGTAAAGTGCGGGATCGAAAACCCGCCGATGGGTGGGGTTTACCCCGCCACCCGGCCCACCATGCAGGAAAACCGCCGGTTTCGCGCCACGGGTGCCCACCCGCTCCCAATAGATCACATGCCCGTCGCCGACATCCAGCATGCCGGTTTCGAAAGGTTCGATCTCGGGGTAAAAGCCGCGCAGTTCTTCAGTCATGTCTTATGGTCCTTCGGGCGGCCACGTGGCCGTGTCGTGATCCGGGTGCTGGTAGGAGGTGATCTCCGCCTCGTCGACGCTCTGCTCGATTGCCGGTTTGGAGAATAGCTGCTCGATCCAAGGCATGCGCTTGTGGATATTGACCTGCGCCTGCGGCTCGATCTGTTCCGGATGATCAAAGGCGCCGATGGCGATCTCCACACCGCCGGGATAATGATAGGTGAGCGGCGTACCGCATTTATTGCAGAAGCCGCGATGGA
This window of the Agrobacterium fabrum str. C58 genome carries:
- a CDS encoding GFA family protein translates to MSEKGFSGGCQCGAVRFHAGKLGRPSICHCRMCQKHFGNFFGALVTADQAHLAWTRGQPTLFRSSARIHRGFCNKCGTPLTYHYPGGVEIAIGAFDHPEQIEPQAQVNIHKRMPWIEQLFSKPAIEQSVDEAEITSYQHPDHDTATWPPEGP